A window of the Carassius gibelio isolate Cgi1373 ecotype wild population from Czech Republic chromosome B16, carGib1.2-hapl.c, whole genome shotgun sequence genome harbors these coding sequences:
- the LOC127974363 gene encoding DNA-binding death effector domain-containing protein 2 encodes MASAKCSRYSLYWEETECLSYYEMLSLHEIFEIVGSQLTETDVEVLSFLLDEAYPGKHPLDPEGWTDELPPGPDGPSQGNSPCPRLLKTWRSIQRQNEPCLRPKSGVELLLELERRGYLSEANLKPLLQLLRILTRHDVLPFVSQKKRRTVSPEREKVEYQAVDTSRDTQLSSITDIPSLGNTLDHQWRAGTGSSVTTTTPVRRKRGRGHHWGRKSRGKPEIQPQPTPNKVTCDVRLRVRAEYSEHESALRGGVSSDKQQPLERQFELFSRASALLRTRDLGCIVCDIKFSELANLDAFWADYLSGALLEALKGVFITDSLKRAAGQEGVRLLVSVDQDDYEEGRKLLLRSQTHNGTNWGAQSLP; translated from the exons ATGGCTTCAGCAAAATGCTCGAGATATTCCTTGTACTGGGAGGAGACTGAGTGCCTGAGCTACTATGAGATGCTGTCCCTCCATGAGATCTTTGAAATCGTGGGCTCCCAACTCACAGAGACTGATGTCGAGGTTTTGTCCTTTCTTCTCGATGAAGCTTATCCTGGAAAACATCCCCTTGATCCAGAGGGATGGACTGATGAGTTGCCTCCAGGTCCTGATGGGCCTTCGCAAGGTAATTCTCCATGTCCTCGCCTTCTGAAAACATGGCGAAGCATACAGCGGCAGAATGAGCCATGCCTCAGACCCAAGAGTGGTGTTGAACTGCTGTTGGAATTGGAGAGACGAGGATACTTGAGCGAAGCAAACCTCAAACCTTTATTGCAGTTGTTGCGAATTCTGACACGACATGATGTCCTGCCTTTTGTTTCACAAAAGAAGAGAAGAACAG TGTCTCCAGAACGAGAGAAGGTAGAATACCAAGCGGTGGATACCAGCCGGGACACACAATTAAGCTCAATCACAGATATACCATCCTTGGGAAACACACTAGATCACCAGTGGAGAGCAG GGACTGGCTCTTCTGTGACGACAACCACCCCTGTCCGACGGAAGCGAGGTAGAGGTCACCACTGGGGCAGAAAATCTAGGGGCAAGCCTGAAATTCAGCCTCAGCCAACACCCAACAAAGTGACCTGCG ATGTCCGGCTACGTGTACGTGCAGAGTATTCGGAGCACGAGTCGGCCCTTCGTGGAGGAGTTTCTTCAGACAAGCAGCAGCCGTTGGAGAGGCAGTTTGAACTGTTCAGCCGAGCGAGTGCACTGCTCCGTACCCGGGATCTGGGCTGTATTGTTTGTGATATCAAGTTCTCGGAACTTGCCAACCTGGATGCCTTCTGGGCAGACTATCTGAGCGGGGCGCTGCTCGAGGCACTGAAAGGAGTCTTCATCACAGACTCTTTGAAAAGGGCAGCGGGGCAGGAGGGGGTCCGGCTGCTTGTCAGTGTGGATCAAGATGACTACGAGGAGGGCAGGAAGCTGTTGCTCAGGAGCCAGACACATAATGGGACAAACTGGGGAGCACAAAGTTT GCCCTGA
- the LOC127974364 gene encoding prenylated Rab acceptor protein 1-like — protein sequence MDSKTSDPFSSEAESLPDAGVMGRLWLPKGLSGNVVKDWVDRRRKSIRPWASFVDQRKFSKPRNFGELCQRVMRNLNTFHSNYTFICLGLILYCIISSPMLLIALAVFAGAFYIIHLKTLEKKLVVFGRELTQGHQLGLAGGVSFPVFWIAGAGTAVFWVLGATLAVIGSHAAFRELESSDIDELLMEPV from the exons ATGGATTCAAAAACAAGTGACCCCTTCAGCAGTGAGGCAGAATCGCTTCCTGATGCTGGAGTAATGGGGAG GCTGTGGCTGCCCAAAGGTCTGTCTGGAAATGTGGTTAAGGATTGGGTTGACCGCAGGAGGAAGTCCATCCGTCCGTGGGCCAGTTTTGTGGACCAGCGCAAGTTCTCCAAGCCTCGCAATTTTGGAGAGCTGTGCCAGCGTGTGATGAGGAACCTGAACACCTTTCACAGCAACTACACCTTCATCTGTCTGGGACTCATCCTCTACTGCAT TATCAGTTCCCCAATGCTCTTGATTGCTTTGGCAGTGTTCGCTGGTGCCTTCTATATAATTCACTTGAAAACGCTGGAAAAGAAGCTGGTGGTTTTCG gTCGTGAGTTGACTCAGGGACACCAGTTAGGTTTAGCAGGAGGGGTTTCCTTCCCTGTGTTCTGGATCGCAGGTGCAGGAACTGCTGTGTTCTGGGTACTAG gtGCTACACTAGCTGTTATCGGGTCTCATGCCGCATTTCGTGAGCTGGAGTCGTCTGATATCGATGAGCTGCTGATGGAACCTGTTTAA
- the LOC127974388 gene encoding sodium/potassium-transporting ATPase subunit alpha-3 isoform X2: protein MGYGRSDSYRVATTQDKDDKDSPKKKGTKDLDDLKKEVPLTEHKMSVEEVCRKFQTDIVQGLTNAKAREFLARDGPNALTPPPTTPEWVKFCRQLFGGFSILLWIGAILCFLAYAIQAATEDEPAGDNLYLGIVLSAVVIITGCFSYFQEAKSSKIMESFKNMVPQQALVIREGEKMQINAEEVVAGDLVEVKGGDRIPADLRIVSSHGCKVDNSSLTGESEPQTRSPDCTHDNPLETRNIAFFSTNCVEGTARGIVVCTGDRTVMGRIATLTSGLETGKTPIAKEIEHFIHIITGVAVFLGVSFFILSIILGYTWLEAVIFLIGIIVANVPEGLLATVTVCLTLTAKRMARKNCLVKNLEAVETLGSTSTICSDKTGTLTQNRMTVAHMWFDNQIHEADTTEDQSGASFDKSSATWVALARVAALCNRAVFKAQQDSLPILKRDVAGDASESALLKCIELSCGSVKMMREKNKKVAEIPFNSTNKYQLSVHETEDPNDNRYLLVMKGAPERILDRCSTIMLQGKEQPMDEEMKEAFQNAYLELGGLGERVLGFCHLLLPEDQYPKGFAFDTEDVNFQTDNLCFVGLMSMIDPPRAAVPDAVGKCRSAGIKVIMVTGDHPITAKAIAKGVGIISEGNETVEDIAARLNIPVSQVNPRDAKACVIHGTDLKDYSQEQIDEVLRNHTEIVFARTSPQQKLIIVEGCQRQGAIVAVTGDGVNDSPALKKADIGVAMGIAGSDVSKQAADMILLDDNFASIVTGVEEGRLIFDNLKKSIAYTLTSNIPEITPFLFFIIVNIPLPLGTITILCIDLGTDMVPAISLAYEAAESDIMKRQPRNPLRDKLVNERLISIAYGQIGMIQALGGFFSYFVILAENGFLPSLLVGIRLNWDDRSQNDLEDSYGQQWTYEQRKIVEFTCHTAFFVSIVVVQWADVIICKTRRNSVFQQGMKNKILIFGLFEETALAAFLSYCPGMDVALRMYPLKPSWWFCAFPYSFLIFVYDEVRKLLIRRNPGGWVEKETYY from the exons TATGGGCGATCGGATAGCTATCGCGTGGCCACCACGCAAGATAAAGATGATAAAGATTCTCCAAAAAAGAAGGGGACGAAGGATCTTGACGATCTGAAGAAAGAAGTTCCCTTG ACTGAACACAAGATGTCTGTTGAGGAAGTATGCCGGAAATTTCAGACAGACATTGTTCAG GGTTTAACTAATGCAAAGGCTAGGGAGTTTCTGGCAAGAGATGGGCCAAATGCCCTGACCCCACCTCCCACAACTCCCGAGTGGGTTAAATTCTGTCGTCAGCTGTTTGGAGGTTTCTCCATCCTGCTGTGGATAGGAGCCATTCTCTGTTTCCTGGCCTACGCCATTCAGGCTGCTACCGAAGATGAGCCAGCTGGAGATAAC TTGTACCTGGGTATCGTGCTGTCTGCTGTGGTCATCATCACGGGCTGCTTCTCCTACTTCCAGGAGGCAAAAAGCTCCAAGATCATGGAGTCATTTAAAAACATGGTCCCCCAG CAAGCATTAGTAATCCGCGAAGGAGAGAAGATGCAGATCAACGCTGAGGAAGTGGTAGCAGGCGACCTGGTAGAGGTCAAAGGTGGGGACCGAATCCCAGCTGACCTTAGAATCGTCTCTTCTCATGGCTGCAAG GTGGATAACTCCTCCCTCACCGGCGAATCAGAACCTCAGACGAGATCACCTGACTGCACTCATGACAATCCTCTGGAAACCCGTAACATCGCTTTCTTCTCCACTAACTGCGTGGAAG GCACTGCTCGTGGTATTGTGGTCTGCACTGGCGATCGCACCGTGATGGGCCGCATTGCCACGCTGACCTCAGGACTGGAGACGGGGAAAACCCCCATCGCTAAGGAGATCGAGCACTTTATTCACATCATCACAGGCGTGGCTGTCTTCCTAGGAGTGTCTTTCTTCATTCTGTCCATCATTTTGGGATACACCTGGCTGGAGGCCGTCATTTTCCTCATCGGAATCATTGTCGCTAATGTGCCTGAGGGTCTGCTGGCTACAGTCACT GTGTGTCTCACTTTGACGGCAAAGCGTATGGCTCGGAAGAATTGCCTGGTTAAGAATCTCGAGGCTGTAGAGACACTAGGATCCACCTCAACCATCTGCTCGGACAAGACTGGAACTCTGACCCAGAATCGAATGACTGTCGCACATATGTGGTTCGACAACCAGATCCATGAAGCTGACACCACTGAAGATCAGTCTG GTGCATCATTTGATAAGAGCTCAGCAACATGGGTGGCTCTGGCCCGTGTGGCGGCTCTGTGTAACAGGGCTGTGTTCAAGGCACAACAAGACTCTCTACCCATCCTAAAAAGGGACGTTGCGGGTGATGCTTCTGAGTCTGCCCTGCTCAAGTGTATCGAGCTGTCCTGTGGCTCAGTCAAGATGATGAGAGAGAAGAACAAGAAAGTAGCCGAAATCCCATTCAACTCTACCAACAAATACCAG CTATCCGTCCATGAGACAGAAGACCCCAACGATAACCGCTACCTGTTGGTGATGAAGGGGGCTCCAGAGCGCATCCTAGATCGTTGTTCCACCATAATGCTGCAGGGTAAAGAACAGCCCATGGATGAGGAGATGAAGGAGGCCTTCCAGAATGCCTACCTGGAGCTTGGAGGACTTGGGGAGCGAGTGCTGG GATTCTGCCACCTTTTACTGCCTGAGGACCAGTACCCTAAAGGCTTTGCCTTTGACACAGAAGATGTGAATTTCCAGACAGACAACCTTTGCTTTGTGGGACTGATGTCAATGATCGACCCGCCCCGTGCTGCCGTGCCTGACGCTGTGGGAAAGTGCCGTTCTGCTGGAATCAAGGTCATCATGGTGACAGGAGATCACCCCATCACTGCCAAGGCCATCGCCAAAGGTGTGGGCATCATCTCAGAGGGCAACGAGACTGTGGAAGACATTGCTGCCCGCCTCAACATCCCCGTCAGTCAGGTCAATCCCAG GGATGCCAAGGCTTGTGTGATTCATGGAACAGATCTGAAGGACTATTCTCAAGAGCAAATAGACGAAGTTCTGCGGAACCACACTGAGATTGTGTTCGCCAGGACGTCTCCTCAGCAAAAGCTCATTATTGTAGAGGGTTGCCAGCGACAG GGAGCCATTGTGGCTGTGACAGGTGATGGTGTGAACGACTCTCCGGCCCTGAAGAAGGCTGATATCGGGGTCGCTATGGGCATTGCTGGGTCTGATGTGTCTAAACAGGCTGCTGACATGATTCTTCTGGACGACAACTTTGCCTCCATTGTTACTGGAGTAGAAGAAG GCCGACTTATCTTTGATAATTTGAAGAAGTCCATTGCGTACACCCTGACCAGCAACATCCCTGAGATCACTCCCTTCCTGTTCTTCATTATCGTCAATATCCCTCTGCCCCTGGGCACCATCACCATCCTCTGCATCGACCTGGGAACTGACATG GTTCCTGCTATTTCCCTAGCTTATGAAGCTGCGGAGAGTGACATCATGAAGAGGCAGCCCAGGAACCCTCTGAGAGACAAACTTGTGAACGAGCGTCTCATCAGCATTGCTTACGGACAAATTG gtatgaTCCAGGCTTTGGGTGGTTTCTTCAGCTACTTTGTGATTTTGGCTGAGAATGGCTTCCTGCCTTCACTGCTGGTGGGTATCAGACTCAACTGGGATGATCGTTCGCAGAACGACCTGGAGGACAGTTACGGACAGCAGTGG ACGTACGAGCAGAGGAAGATCGTCGAGTTCACATGCCACACAGCGTTCTTTGTCAGTATTGTGGTTGTACAGTGGGCTGATGTCATCATTTGCAAGACCAGACGCAACTCAGTATTCCAGCAGGGCATGAA GAATAAGATTCTGATTTTTGGGCTGTTTGAAGAAACCGCTCTTGCTGCGTTCCTCTCATACTGCCCGGGCATGGATGTGGCCCTCAGGATGTACCCGCTCAA GCCGAGCTGGTGGTTCTGTGCATTCCCATACAGTTTCTTAATCTTTGTGTATGATGAGGTTCGAAAGTTGCTCATTCGCCGTAACCCCGGTG GATGGGTGGAAAAGGAGACATACTATTGA
- the LOC127974388 gene encoding sodium/potassium-transporting ATPase subunit alpha-3 isoform X1: MERMYGRSDSYRVATTQDKDDKDSPKKKGTKDLDDLKKEVPLTEHKMSVEEVCRKFQTDIVQGLTNAKAREFLARDGPNALTPPPTTPEWVKFCRQLFGGFSILLWIGAILCFLAYAIQAATEDEPAGDNLYLGIVLSAVVIITGCFSYFQEAKSSKIMESFKNMVPQQALVIREGEKMQINAEEVVAGDLVEVKGGDRIPADLRIVSSHGCKVDNSSLTGESEPQTRSPDCTHDNPLETRNIAFFSTNCVEGTARGIVVCTGDRTVMGRIATLTSGLETGKTPIAKEIEHFIHIITGVAVFLGVSFFILSIILGYTWLEAVIFLIGIIVANVPEGLLATVTVCLTLTAKRMARKNCLVKNLEAVETLGSTSTICSDKTGTLTQNRMTVAHMWFDNQIHEADTTEDQSGASFDKSSATWVALARVAALCNRAVFKAQQDSLPILKRDVAGDASESALLKCIELSCGSVKMMREKNKKVAEIPFNSTNKYQLSVHETEDPNDNRYLLVMKGAPERILDRCSTIMLQGKEQPMDEEMKEAFQNAYLELGGLGERVLGFCHLLLPEDQYPKGFAFDTEDVNFQTDNLCFVGLMSMIDPPRAAVPDAVGKCRSAGIKVIMVTGDHPITAKAIAKGVGIISEGNETVEDIAARLNIPVSQVNPRDAKACVIHGTDLKDYSQEQIDEVLRNHTEIVFARTSPQQKLIIVEGCQRQGAIVAVTGDGVNDSPALKKADIGVAMGIAGSDVSKQAADMILLDDNFASIVTGVEEGRLIFDNLKKSIAYTLTSNIPEITPFLFFIIVNIPLPLGTITILCIDLGTDMVPAISLAYEAAESDIMKRQPRNPLRDKLVNERLISIAYGQIGMIQALGGFFSYFVILAENGFLPSLLVGIRLNWDDRSQNDLEDSYGQQWTYEQRKIVEFTCHTAFFVSIVVVQWADVIICKTRRNSVFQQGMKNKILIFGLFEETALAAFLSYCPGMDVALRMYPLKPSWWFCAFPYSFLIFVYDEVRKLLIRRNPGGWVEKETYY, translated from the exons TATGGGCGATCGGATAGCTATCGCGTGGCCACCACGCAAGATAAAGATGATAAAGATTCTCCAAAAAAGAAGGGGACGAAGGATCTTGACGATCTGAAGAAAGAAGTTCCCTTG ACTGAACACAAGATGTCTGTTGAGGAAGTATGCCGGAAATTTCAGACAGACATTGTTCAG GGTTTAACTAATGCAAAGGCTAGGGAGTTTCTGGCAAGAGATGGGCCAAATGCCCTGACCCCACCTCCCACAACTCCCGAGTGGGTTAAATTCTGTCGTCAGCTGTTTGGAGGTTTCTCCATCCTGCTGTGGATAGGAGCCATTCTCTGTTTCCTGGCCTACGCCATTCAGGCTGCTACCGAAGATGAGCCAGCTGGAGATAAC TTGTACCTGGGTATCGTGCTGTCTGCTGTGGTCATCATCACGGGCTGCTTCTCCTACTTCCAGGAGGCAAAAAGCTCCAAGATCATGGAGTCATTTAAAAACATGGTCCCCCAG CAAGCATTAGTAATCCGCGAAGGAGAGAAGATGCAGATCAACGCTGAGGAAGTGGTAGCAGGCGACCTGGTAGAGGTCAAAGGTGGGGACCGAATCCCAGCTGACCTTAGAATCGTCTCTTCTCATGGCTGCAAG GTGGATAACTCCTCCCTCACCGGCGAATCAGAACCTCAGACGAGATCACCTGACTGCACTCATGACAATCCTCTGGAAACCCGTAACATCGCTTTCTTCTCCACTAACTGCGTGGAAG GCACTGCTCGTGGTATTGTGGTCTGCACTGGCGATCGCACCGTGATGGGCCGCATTGCCACGCTGACCTCAGGACTGGAGACGGGGAAAACCCCCATCGCTAAGGAGATCGAGCACTTTATTCACATCATCACAGGCGTGGCTGTCTTCCTAGGAGTGTCTTTCTTCATTCTGTCCATCATTTTGGGATACACCTGGCTGGAGGCCGTCATTTTCCTCATCGGAATCATTGTCGCTAATGTGCCTGAGGGTCTGCTGGCTACAGTCACT GTGTGTCTCACTTTGACGGCAAAGCGTATGGCTCGGAAGAATTGCCTGGTTAAGAATCTCGAGGCTGTAGAGACACTAGGATCCACCTCAACCATCTGCTCGGACAAGACTGGAACTCTGACCCAGAATCGAATGACTGTCGCACATATGTGGTTCGACAACCAGATCCATGAAGCTGACACCACTGAAGATCAGTCTG GTGCATCATTTGATAAGAGCTCAGCAACATGGGTGGCTCTGGCCCGTGTGGCGGCTCTGTGTAACAGGGCTGTGTTCAAGGCACAACAAGACTCTCTACCCATCCTAAAAAGGGACGTTGCGGGTGATGCTTCTGAGTCTGCCCTGCTCAAGTGTATCGAGCTGTCCTGTGGCTCAGTCAAGATGATGAGAGAGAAGAACAAGAAAGTAGCCGAAATCCCATTCAACTCTACCAACAAATACCAG CTATCCGTCCATGAGACAGAAGACCCCAACGATAACCGCTACCTGTTGGTGATGAAGGGGGCTCCAGAGCGCATCCTAGATCGTTGTTCCACCATAATGCTGCAGGGTAAAGAACAGCCCATGGATGAGGAGATGAAGGAGGCCTTCCAGAATGCCTACCTGGAGCTTGGAGGACTTGGGGAGCGAGTGCTGG GATTCTGCCACCTTTTACTGCCTGAGGACCAGTACCCTAAAGGCTTTGCCTTTGACACAGAAGATGTGAATTTCCAGACAGACAACCTTTGCTTTGTGGGACTGATGTCAATGATCGACCCGCCCCGTGCTGCCGTGCCTGACGCTGTGGGAAAGTGCCGTTCTGCTGGAATCAAGGTCATCATGGTGACAGGAGATCACCCCATCACTGCCAAGGCCATCGCCAAAGGTGTGGGCATCATCTCAGAGGGCAACGAGACTGTGGAAGACATTGCTGCCCGCCTCAACATCCCCGTCAGTCAGGTCAATCCCAG GGATGCCAAGGCTTGTGTGATTCATGGAACAGATCTGAAGGACTATTCTCAAGAGCAAATAGACGAAGTTCTGCGGAACCACACTGAGATTGTGTTCGCCAGGACGTCTCCTCAGCAAAAGCTCATTATTGTAGAGGGTTGCCAGCGACAG GGAGCCATTGTGGCTGTGACAGGTGATGGTGTGAACGACTCTCCGGCCCTGAAGAAGGCTGATATCGGGGTCGCTATGGGCATTGCTGGGTCTGATGTGTCTAAACAGGCTGCTGACATGATTCTTCTGGACGACAACTTTGCCTCCATTGTTACTGGAGTAGAAGAAG GCCGACTTATCTTTGATAATTTGAAGAAGTCCATTGCGTACACCCTGACCAGCAACATCCCTGAGATCACTCCCTTCCTGTTCTTCATTATCGTCAATATCCCTCTGCCCCTGGGCACCATCACCATCCTCTGCATCGACCTGGGAACTGACATG GTTCCTGCTATTTCCCTAGCTTATGAAGCTGCGGAGAGTGACATCATGAAGAGGCAGCCCAGGAACCCTCTGAGAGACAAACTTGTGAACGAGCGTCTCATCAGCATTGCTTACGGACAAATTG gtatgaTCCAGGCTTTGGGTGGTTTCTTCAGCTACTTTGTGATTTTGGCTGAGAATGGCTTCCTGCCTTCACTGCTGGTGGGTATCAGACTCAACTGGGATGATCGTTCGCAGAACGACCTGGAGGACAGTTACGGACAGCAGTGG ACGTACGAGCAGAGGAAGATCGTCGAGTTCACATGCCACACAGCGTTCTTTGTCAGTATTGTGGTTGTACAGTGGGCTGATGTCATCATTTGCAAGACCAGACGCAACTCAGTATTCCAGCAGGGCATGAA GAATAAGATTCTGATTTTTGGGCTGTTTGAAGAAACCGCTCTTGCTGCGTTCCTCTCATACTGCCCGGGCATGGATGTGGCCCTCAGGATGTACCCGCTCAA GCCGAGCTGGTGGTTCTGTGCATTCCCATACAGTTTCTTAATCTTTGTGTATGATGAGGTTCGAAAGTTGCTCATTCGCCGTAACCCCGGTG GATGGGTGGAAAAGGAGACATACTATTGA